In Streptosporangiales bacterium, the genomic stretch ATCAAGGCGATCCAGCGCAACGCGACTGCGCAGGTGGCGGAGTTCGACGTGCGCGCGACGTCGATCGACGAGCCGGTGTCGACGCTCTCCGGCGGCAACCAGCAGAAGGTCGTGCTCGCCCGCGAGATGTCCCGCCCGCTGACCCTGCTCGTCGTCGCGCAGCCGACCCGCGGGCTCGACGTCGGGTCGATGGAGTTCGTGCACCGGCGCATCGTCGCCGAACGCGACAGGGGAGCCGCCGTCGTCGTCGTGTCGACCGAGCTCGACGAGGTCCTCGGTCTCGCCGACCGGATCGCCGTCATGTACCGCGGTGGCATCATCGGCGAGGTGTCGTCCGACACCCCCGCGGACGCGATCGGCCTGCTGATGGCCGGCTCGACGGAGGCCGCGACCGGGGCGACGAACGGCACGGCGGACGGTGCCGGCACCGACGAGAGCACGGGGAGCCGCAGTGGCGAGTGAGGCGGACCAGCAGAAGGCGCCGCGGCCGAGCTTCGGTCGCGCCGTGGCCGACGCGGTCCTGTACGGCAACAGCGTGGTCGTCACCCTGCTGGCACTGCTCTGCGCACTCGTGGTCGGCGCCGTGCTCATCGTCATCGGCGACGCGCCCACGCGCCAGGCCATGGGGTACCTCTTCGCCGCGCCCGGCGACGCGCTCTCGTCGGCGGCGTTCGCGATCGGCAACGCGTACGGCTCGCTGTTCAAGGGCGCGATCTTCAACCCCGACTCCGCGTCCGGTGGGTTCACCGGCGTGATGTACCCGATCTCGGAGACGATGGTGTCGGCGACGCCGCTGATCCTCGCCGGGCTCGCCGTCGCACTCGCGTTCCGCACCGGACTGTTCAACATCGGCGCCCAGGGCCAGATCATCATGGGTGCGATCTGCGCGGGCTACGTCGGCTTCGCGTGGGACCTCCCGCCGGTGCTCCACCTGCTCGTCGCGTTGCTCGCGGGCATGGTCGGCGGCGGCATCTGGGGCGGCATCGCGGGGTTCCTCAAGGCGCGCGCCGGCGCCCACGAGGTGATCTCGACGATCATGCTGAACTACATCGCCTACAACTTCCTGGCGTTCCTGCTCACGGCCAGGGGCTTCCAACGTCCGCCGTACAGCCAGGCGATCTCCAACAACGTCCTCGACACCGCACGGCTGCCGGGGCTGCTCGGGCCCGACCTCCGGGTGCACGCCGGCCTGGTCGTCGCGCTGCTCGCGGCGCTCGCCGTCTGGTGGCTGCTCAACCGCAGCACCCCCGGCTTCCAGCTGCGGGCCGTCGGCGCCAACCAGTTCGCGGCGCGCACGGCGGGCATGCGGGTCGAGCGGAGCTACATCTACGTGATGCTGCTCGCCGGTGCGCTGTCCGGTCTCGCCGGCTGCAGCCAGATCCTCGGCACCAACCCGGCGATCACCCAGGACATCGACGGCGGGTTCGGGTTCGACGCGATCACCGTCGCGCTGCTCGGCCGCGGCAAGGCCGGCGGCACCGTGCTCGCCGGCCTGCTCTTCGGCGCGCTGCGCGCCGGCGGCGTGCAGATGCAGTCGACGACCGGCACGTCCATCGACCTGGTGATGGTGGTGCAGTCGGTGATCGTGCTGTTCATCGCCGCGCCCGCGCTGATCCGGGCGATCTTCCGGCTGCGGGACGCCCGCGGTGGCGTCCGCCAGGACCTCGCGAAGGGCTGGAACGGATGAGCACGCCTTCGCAGGCCCCACCGGAACTCGTGCCCGACGAGAGCCTCGTCATCCACCGGGTCGTCGAGCCGCCCACCTCGCGGCGGCAGCGGCTGGTGATGGGACTCGTCCTCGTCGGGGTCGGACTGATCGCCGTCCTCGCCTTCGGCGTCTCCGCGCGTTCCGGCTTCGACGCGGCCTTCCGGCTCAGCCCGACCGACGCGGCCGTCCCGGTACCCGACATCGTCGTGCCCGCGCGCGCCACCGCGATCGTGCTCGGTGCGGTCGTGCTCCTGCTCGGTGCCTGGCACCTGGTCCGCGGCTTCAGCAGGCGCGCGACCAAGTGGATCGCGACCATCGCGGTCGTGTGCTTCATCTTCTCGTTCCTGTGCTGGGCCGCGACCGGCAAGCAGGACACCGAGATCGACCTGCTCGGCCTGATGCAGCAGACGATCTTCCTCGCCGTGCCGCTGATCCTCGGCGCTCTCGCTGGCGTGCTCTGCGAACGGTCCGGCGTCATCAACGTCGCGATCGAGGGGCAGATGCTCGCCGGGGCGTTCCTCGGTGCGCTCGCGGCATCGATGGCGCACAACCTCGGCGTCGGCGTGCTCGCGGCGGTGTTCGGCGGCGGCGTGATGGGCGCGCTGCTCGCGGTCTTCTCGATCCGCTACCTGGTCAACCAGGTCGTCCTCGGCGTCGTGCTGAACGTGTTCGCGCTCGGCCTCACCGGGTTCGCGTACGACATGTTCATGAAGAACCAGGCCGACAGGTACAACGAGCCCGGCTTCTTCGGCCAGGTCGAGATCCCGCTCCTCGGCGACATTCCCGTCCTCGGGCCGCTGCTGTTCAACGCCAATGTGATCGTGTACGCGGCGTACGTGCTGCTCGTCGTCATCCACATCGCGCTCTTCCGCACGCGCTGGGGCCTGCGGACCCGAGCGGTCGGCGAGCACCCGAAGGCCGCCGACACCATGGGCATCAACGTGCTGCGCGTGCGCTACCGCAACGTGATCCTCGGCGGTCTCGTCGCCGGGCTCGCCGGTGCGTACCTCACGGTCGGTACGGTGGGCGCGTTCAGCAAGAACATCTCGTCCGGCAAGGGGTTCATCGCGCTCGCCGCGCTGATCTTCGGCCGGTGGAGCCCGCTGGGCGCGCTCGGCGCGGCGCTGTTGTTCGGGTTCGCCGACGCGCTGCAGACCGTCCTCTCGTACACGCAGACGCCGGTGCCGATCCCCTCGTCGTTCCTCGCGATGCTGCCGTACCTCGCCACCCTGTTCGCGGTGGCCGGGCTCGTGGGCAGGGTCCAGGCGCCCGCGGCCGACGGCGTGCCGTACACGAAGGAGTGAGGGTGCCCGACGTCGACTGGGATGTCCTGCGCGTCGCCGCGTGCGAGGCTGCGACCCACGCGTACGTGCCCTACTCGCGGTTCCCCGTCGGGGCCGCGGGTCTCGTCGACGACGGTCGCGTCGTGTCCGGCTGCAACGTCGAGAACGCGTCGTACGGGCTCGGCCTGTGCGCCGAGTGCGGCCTGGTCTCCGCGCTGCACGCGAGCGGCGGCGGGCGGCTCGTCGCCGTCGCCTGCGTGGACGGCCACGGTGCGTCGCTGATGCCCTGCGGACGTTGCCGGCAGCTGCTCTGGGAGCACGGCGGCCCCGACCTGCTGCTCGAGACCGTACGCGGCGTCCGCCCGATGCACGAGGTGCTGCCGGACGCGTTCGACGCGACAGACCTGGAGGAACGGGCTTGAGTGTGATCGACGTGATCCGTGCCAAGCGTGACGGTGGTGCGCTGAGCGACGAGCAGGTCGACTGGGTGATCGACGCGTACGTGCGCGGCGACGTCGCCGACGAGCAGATGGCGGCGCTGTGCATGGCGATCCTGCTGCGCGGCATGACGTTGTCGGAGATCGCGCGGTGGACCGACGCGATGATCCGGTCAGGCGAGCGCATGGACTGGTCCGGCGTCGGTCGACCGACGACCGACAAGCACTCGACCGGCGGAGTGGGCGACAAGATCACGCTGCCGCTCGCGCCCACCGTGGCGGCGTGCGGTGTCGCGGTGCCGCAGCTGTCCGGCCGCGGCCTCGGCCACACCGGCGGCACGCTCGACAAGCTCGAGTCGATCCCCGGCTGGCGTGCCGTTCTCGACCGCGAGGAGATGCGCGCGCAGCTCACCGATGTCGGCGCGTTCGTCGCGGCGGCCGCCGACTTCATCGCCCCGGCCGACCGCAAGCTCTACGCGCTGCGCGACGTCACCGGCACGGTCGAGTCGATCCCGCTGATCGCCAGCTCGATCATGAGCAAGAAGATCGCGGAGGGCACGTCGTCGCTCGTCCTCGACGTCAAGGTCGGCAGCGGCGCGTTCATGAAGTCCGTCGACGACGCGCGGGAGCTGGCCGAGACCATGGTCGGGCTCGGCGGCGCCCACGGCGTGCGGACGACCGCGCTGCTCACCGGCATGGACGTCCCGCTCGGCCGGGCCGTCGGCAACGCGCTCGAGGTGCGCGAGTCCGTCGACGTGCTGGCCGGCGGCGGCCCCGACGACGTCGTCGAGCTGACCTGTGCGCTTGCCGCCGAGATGGTCGCGAGCGCCGGCGGCGGCAACGGCAAGGACCCGGCCGACGCCCTGAAGGACGGCTCGGCGATGGACGCCTGGCGACGCATGGTGGCCGCCCAGGGCGGTGACCCCGACGCGGCCCTGCCGGTCGCGCGCGAGACCCAGGAGGTGACGGCGTACTCCGGCGGCACCGTCACGTGGCTCGACGCGTACGCGGTCGGCGTCGCCGCCTGGCGGCTCGGCGCGGGCCGGGCGCGCAAGGAGGACACCGTGTCGGCCGTGGCGGGAGTCGTGGTGCACGTGCGGCCGGGCGACGTCGTCCGGCCGGGGCAGCCGGTGCTGACCCTGCACGGCGACGACACGTCGCGGTTCGCCGGTGCCGCCGAGGCGGTCCGCGCCGCGGTCGAGGTCGACGGCGAGCGGCGGCCCCTGCCGCTGCTGGTCGACCGCGTGGCAGGGTGAGGGGCATGCCCGAGCTCATCGCACAGCCCAGCAGGATTCCCGTCCCCGGCGGCAAGATCGTCGACGAGTACGCCGGGCGGGTGACCACCTCGGACGAGCGGGTGAGCGTCGCCCACATGCAGTCTCCCGGCGGCTGGGAGGAACCCGCCCAGACCCCGGAGTTCGACGAGATCACCGTCGTGCTCGACGGCCTCGTGCGGGTGGAGCACGACGGCGGCGTCATCGACGTGACCGCGGGACAGGCGGTGCTCACGCATGCCGGCGAGCGCGTGCGCTACACGACACCGAGCGAGGAGGGCGCCCACTACATCGCGGTGTGCGTCCCCGCGTTCTCCCCGGAGACCGCGCACCGCGACGCGTGAGGGTCGTCAGTCCTCCGACGGGACGAGGATCCACATCGCGAGGTAGATGATCACCTGCGGGCCCGGCAGGGCGCAGGAGATGACGAACAGCAGGCGGACGAGGAACGGCGACAGACCGAACCTGTGGGCGATCCCGGCGCAGACGCCGGCGATCATCCGACCGTGGGTGGGACGTGCGAGCCGTCGGGACGACATGGTGGTCGGGTCCTTTCCGTTGCCCAATGGTCCTGGCAGACACACTGGCGTGCCTGTCACTGTGCCCCACGAAACCCTGGTTCAGTGCCGTCCGGGCGCTGAACCAGGGTTCGTTCGGGGTCGGTTCCGGGATCCCCTGGGTCAGGCGGCCTGCGGGCAGACCTCCTGCGGGTACACGGTCGAGACGGTGGCCTCGGTCTCGGTCTCTTCGACGTCCAAAGGGTTCGCGGCCTCGTCCCTCGGCAGGCGCGCCGCGACGACCGCGATGACGGCGAGGACCGGCGGCACGACACCGGCCACCAGGAACGTGGCTCCCAGGCCGATGACGGCGCTGATCGGGGCGGCCAGGGCCATGGAGACCGGCATGAGCACCAGCGAGACGAAGAAGTCGAGGCTGGAGACGCGGCCGAGCAGCGCCGGCGGGACGCGGCGCTGGAGCAGCGTCCCCCAGATCACCATCGGGGCCGAGAACAGGATGCCGACGACGAACACGGCGGCGGCGATCAGCCACACCTGGCGGGCGAAGCCGACGACGATCAGGGGGAGGCAGGCGACGCCCCACATCACGATCATCGCGGTCAGGTAGCGGCGCGGCATCTTGATCGAGGCCATACCGAGCGACCCGACGGCACCGCCGATGCCGAACGCGGCGAGGACGAGCGCGTGGTCGGCGGGGCCGCCGCCGGCGCGGTCCTTGATGAGGAACGGCATGAGCACCTCGATCGGGCCCATGATCACCAGGATCATCACCGAGGCGAACAGCAGTGTCGACAGCAGCCACGGGGTGCGGACCATGTAGCGGACGCCTTCGCGCAGGTCGCCGAAGACCGCGCTGACCGGGTTGGTGGTGCCGCCCTCGCCCTGGATGTCGCGGCGCAGCGGAATCGGCCGCATCGCGAGCAGGCAGGCGATGCCGGCGATCTCGAGGACGGTGACGACGGCGATCGCGACGGCGGGGGACGAGGCGGCGATCAGCATGCTGGCGAACGCGGGACCCGCGGCCTGCATGAGCGTCGGCCGCATCGTGCCCTCGACGCCGTTGACGGCCATCAGGTCCTCCGCGGGAACGACCGAGGGGAGCAGGGCCGAGTAGGCGGGGAACGTGAAGCCGTTGCCGATGCCGATGACGAGCGACACGACCGCGAGGTGCCAGGGTGTGAGCACGCCGGTCAGCGCCAGGGTGGCGACGACGGCGATCGCCGCCGTGCGGACGCCGGTGACGGCGAGCAGGATGCGTCGCTGCGGGATGCGGTCGGCGAAGACGCCGCCGAACAGGCTCGCGGCGATCATGCCGACGGCGCCGGCGGTCGAGACGATCGAGAGCTCCGCCGCTCCGCCGTCCATCGCGATGACCTGCCAGACGAGAGCGACGAGCCAGACGCCGCCGGCCATCAGTGCGAAGATCACGGAACCGTTGAGCAGCCGGTACTGGGCGCTGCGGAACGGGCGGAGGGGACCGCGCAACCAGCGAGCGGCTCCCCGCTCGGGGGCGGTGGTGGCGGTGTCACTCATCGGAGTTCCTTCGAGTCTCGGTCGTACGTGTCAGGTCATCACACGTAGAGACCGGACTGCTGAGGAGAACTCATCGCCGCCCCGGCGTATTTCTCGTGAGGGACGCGCGCCCCTCACGGTGCCGGGTCAGGCGAGGGGCGTGATCACCCCCGGCGGGCCGCCCGCTCCTTGGCATAGGCCCGCTTCTCGTTCCTGATCGGCTTCGGCTCCTCGATGTACGGGAACCTGCTGGTCGTCTTCGCCTTCACGACCGCCGCCACCGTGATCGGCTGCGGTGCGAGGTTGCCGTCGGGGCCGATCACGCACCGGGCCGCGGTGTCGCCCGCGCCGAAGAACCCGCCGAGGCAGCCGCCGAACTGCGCGTGGCCGCGTCCGTTCGGGTGCAGTGACTGCTGGACGATGTTGCCGCCGAGACCGTTCTGGATCTGGCCCACGTCGATGTCGATGCCGGCCGCCCACTCCTGGTCGTGCCCGATGCCGTTCGCACAGACCTCGCGGCCGTAGAACGCCTGGGACAGGTCGAGGAACCTGGCGCCGGCGTCGCTCGCCACCGTGCCCATCGTCGCGGCGAACTGCGTGACGACGCTGGTACGCGCCCAACCGGCGTCGTCGTCGCGGATCGGGCAGCCCTCGAACGCCTTGGTGAAGGAGTACCTGTTGTCCTCGGTGATCGGCGACGGGTACGACTGGAGCACGAGCTCGTAGTCGGCGTCGGCGTAACCCGCGTCGCGCATCACGGTGCGGACGTCGGCCAGGCTCCCGGCGATGTCCGGCGCGGCTGCCGCGAGCTCGGCCGGCAGCTTGTCCTGCCAGGCGTCCTGGCAGCGGTCGGCGAGCAGGAAGTAGCCCTTGATGCAGTCGAGCACGAGGTCTGCGAAGCCGACGTCGTTGCCGCCGACCGACACGACGACGAGCTTCACCTGGTTGTCGCGCGCGACCGCGCGGAGCTGCTCTGCCTGCACGGCCTCGCCGTTCTGGCCGGAGCCGCCCAGCCGGACGTTGGACGTGGTCGCGCCCGAGCACGCGAGGTTGATGCTCCGGTCCGCCGCGATGCCGGTCTCGTGGATCTCGGCGCGGGTCGACCGGTGGCAGAAGTTGCCCGGCTCGTCGGTGCCCGGCTCGTAGTCGCCGGCCGCCTCACCGGAGATGTAGCTGTCGCCCATCGACACGATCGCGGTGGGCTTCTCCGCCGCCTGGGCGCTGGAGAGGCCCAGCCCTCCGGCGAGGAGGGCAGCGGCACCGACCGCGGCTGACAACTTGCTGATCGACCGAGACATGGGGGCATCCTTCCCGGAACGCAGGCACCGTGTGTGATGATCCCGTTACGATGCGGGCCTGCGCAAGGCCCTGTGACGGTGCGAAGTGGGAGGACGGGCGATGAGGCTCTGGAATCGGCGTTCACGGAGGTCGGCCGTCCTGCTCGGGGTCACGCTGTGTGCGGTCCTCGCCGGCACGCTGTCGGCGGCTCCGGCGCCTGAGGCACAGGCGGCGCCTGCGGCCGCCGCGGTCGACCCGTTCTACACGCCGCCGTCGCCGCTGCCCGACGGCGAGCCGGGCGACGTCATCCGGGCGGAGCGCACGTCGGTCTTCCTCGACCCCGCGCACCTGCTCAGCCCGCCCGTGGACGCGTGGCGGGTCATGTACCTCTCGGAGTCGGGCACCGGCGAGCGGGTGGCCGTGACTGGCACCCTGCTCGTCCCGCGCGCGCCGTGGCTCGGCCGCGGCGAGCGCCCGCTGCTGAGCTACGCGGTGGGCAGCCACGGGATGGGCCCGCAGTGCATGCCGTCGGCGCAGTTCCACGCGGGTACGCAGTACGAGTTCGCGCTGATCAACGTGTGGCTGCTCGTCGGCTGGGCAGTGTTCGTCACCGACTACGAGCACGTCGGCACCAGCGGGCACGAGGTCTACGTGAACAGCAGGTCGGCCGGGCAGTCGATGCTCGACGGCGCGCGCGCCGCGACCGGCGTGGCCGGCTCCGGCATCGACGACAGCAACCCGCTCGCGATCACCGGGTACTCCCAGGGCGGCAACGCCGCCGCGGCCGCGGCGGAACGGCAGCCGTCGTACGCACCCGACCTCGACCTCAAGGCGGTGGCCGCAGGCGGCGTGCCCGCCGACCTGCGCGCCACCGCGAGCGCCGTCGACCGCGACGTCCTGGCCGGCACGCTGCCGATGACGGTCGGCTCGCTGGCGGCGGTCTACCCCGAGCTCACCCTCGACGGCTTCAACGCGACGGGTCGCGCCGCCGTCGCCGAGGTGAAG encodes the following:
- a CDS encoding lipase gives rise to the protein MRLWNRRSRRSAVLLGVTLCAVLAGTLSAAPAPEAQAAPAAAAVDPFYTPPSPLPDGEPGDVIRAERTSVFLDPAHLLSPPVDAWRVMYLSESGTGERVAVTGTLLVPRAPWLGRGERPLLSYAVGSHGMGPQCMPSAQFHAGTQYEFALINVWLLVGWAVFVTDYEHVGTSGHEVYVNSRSAGQSMLDGARAATGVAGSGIDDSNPLAITGYSQGGNAAAAAAERQPSYAPDLDLKAVAAGGVPADLRATASAVDRDVLAGTLPMTVGSLAAVYPELTLDGFNATGRAAVAEVKSQCIAETSTRWAFHSSTELTEGGKTIDEFLDDNADWAKRVEEQRIGRLEPGVPVLLYHGALDPWVPYAVGKRLADDWRAQGADVTFTTYPIAEHFGGLGEAIPQVQTWLLAKTTGSAKVARAG
- a CDS encoding ABC transporter permease, whose translation is MSTPSQAPPELVPDESLVIHRVVEPPTSRRQRLVMGLVLVGVGLIAVLAFGVSARSGFDAAFRLSPTDAAVPVPDIVVPARATAIVLGAVVLLLGAWHLVRGFSRRATKWIATIAVVCFIFSFLCWAATGKQDTEIDLLGLMQQTIFLAVPLILGALAGVLCERSGVINVAIEGQMLAGAFLGALAASMAHNLGVGVLAAVFGGGVMGALLAVFSIRYLVNQVVLGVVLNVFALGLTGFAYDMFMKNQADRYNEPGFFGQVEIPLLGDIPVLGPLLFNANVIVYAAYVLLVVIHIALFRTRWGLRTRAVGEHPKAADTMGINVLRVRYRNVILGGLVAGLAGAYLTVGTVGAFSKNISSGKGFIALAALIFGRWSPLGALGAALLFGFADALQTVLSYTQTPVPIPSSFLAMLPYLATLFAVAGLVGRVQAPAADGVPYTKE
- a CDS encoding cytidine deaminase, giving the protein MPDVDWDVLRVAACEAATHAYVPYSRFPVGAAGLVDDGRVVSGCNVENASYGLGLCAECGLVSALHASGGGRLVAVACVDGHGASLMPCGRCRQLLWEHGGPDLLLETVRGVRPMHEVLPDAFDATDLEERA
- a CDS encoding ABC transporter permease — protein: MASEADQQKAPRPSFGRAVADAVLYGNSVVVTLLALLCALVVGAVLIVIGDAPTRQAMGYLFAAPGDALSSAAFAIGNAYGSLFKGAIFNPDSASGGFTGVMYPISETMVSATPLILAGLAVALAFRTGLFNIGAQGQIIMGAICAGYVGFAWDLPPVLHLLVALLAGMVGGGIWGGIAGFLKARAGAHEVISTIMLNYIAYNFLAFLLTARGFQRPPYSQAISNNVLDTARLPGLLGPDLRVHAGLVVALLAALAVWWLLNRSTPGFQLRAVGANQFAARTAGMRVERSYIYVMLLAGALSGLAGCSQILGTNPAITQDIDGGFGFDAITVALLGRGKAGGTVLAGLLFGALRAGGVQMQSTTGTSIDLVMVVQSVIVLFIAAPALIRAIFRLRDARGGVRQDLAKGWNG
- a CDS encoding thymidine phosphorylase, with product MSVIDVIRAKRDGGALSDEQVDWVIDAYVRGDVADEQMAALCMAILLRGMTLSEIARWTDAMIRSGERMDWSGVGRPTTDKHSTGGVGDKITLPLAPTVAACGVAVPQLSGRGLGHTGGTLDKLESIPGWRAVLDREEMRAQLTDVGAFVAAAADFIAPADRKLYALRDVTGTVESIPLIASSIMSKKIAEGTSSLVLDVKVGSGAFMKSVDDARELAETMVGLGGAHGVRTTALLTGMDVPLGRAVGNALEVRESVDVLAGGGPDDVVELTCALAAEMVASAGGGNGKDPADALKDGSAMDAWRRMVAAQGGDPDAALPVARETQEVTAYSGGTVTWLDAYAVGVAAWRLGAGRARKEDTVSAVAGVVVHVRPGDVVRPGQPVLTLHGDDTSRFAGAAEAVRAAVEVDGERRPLPLLVDRVAG
- a CDS encoding cupin domain-containing protein, whose amino-acid sequence is MPELIAQPSRIPVPGGKIVDEYAGRVTTSDERVSVAHMQSPGGWEEPAQTPEFDEITVVLDGLVRVEHDGGVIDVTAGQAVLTHAGERVRYTTPSEEGAHYIAVCVPAFSPETAHRDA
- a CDS encoding PspC domain-containing protein, translated to MSSRRLARPTHGRMIAGVCAGIAHRFGLSPFLVRLLFVISCALPGPQVIIYLAMWILVPSED
- a CDS encoding MFS transporter — translated: MSDTATTAPERGAARWLRGPLRPFRSAQYRLLNGSVIFALMAGGVWLVALVWQVIAMDGGAAELSIVSTAGAVGMIAASLFGGVFADRIPQRRILLAVTGVRTAAIAVVATLALTGVLTPWHLAVVSLVIGIGNGFTFPAYSALLPSVVPAEDLMAVNGVEGTMRPTLMQAAGPAFASMLIAASSPAVAIAVVTVLEIAGIACLLAMRPIPLRRDIQGEGGTTNPVSAVFGDLREGVRYMVRTPWLLSTLLFASVMILVIMGPIEVLMPFLIKDRAGGGPADHALVLAAFGIGGAVGSLGMASIKMPRRYLTAMIVMWGVACLPLIVVGFARQVWLIAAAVFVVGILFSAPMVIWGTLLQRRVPPALLGRVSSLDFFVSLVLMPVSMALAAPISAVIGLGATFLVAGVVPPVLAVIAVVAARLPRDEAANPLDVEETETEATVSTVYPQEVCPQAA